Sequence from the Flavobacterium sp. TR2 genome:
CAATTACTTGGTCTGTAGCCGTACAGCCGCTTTCCAAATTGGTTGCAGTAAGCGTGTAAAGAGTCGTTTCTGTCGGATTGGCTATTGGGCTAGAAATATTAGCATTTGATAAACCTGCCAATGGACTCCAGCTATAGACAGTTCCCGCTAAGGCATCAGTCCCGATAATTCTCCCAGAACTATTGGCAATACACGATTTGGTAAAATCAGTTCCTGCATCTGCAATTGGAATTGCCGAATATACGCTTACCGTAACATCATCCGTAGCAATACAGCCAGTTCTGCTATTTGTTGCTTTTACCGTATAAGTTGTGGTAGCAGCAGGATTTGCTATAGGATTGGATATTGTTGTGCTTGATAACCCCTCAGACGGACTCCAACTATAAACTGTTTCGGGTTCTGGCTGTGAACCAATTTCTTTACCGCTGCTAAATTGCGTACAGGTTTTGGCAAAAGGCGTTCCTGCATTTGCAATAGGCGCTGTTAGATCTACCGTTACCAAAACGGTGTCGGTAGCTTTACAGCCATTTGTCATATTGATGGCTTCTAATGTGTAAACAGTGGTAACTGACGGATTGGCTATTGGGTTGGCTATATCAGCAGCTGAAAGTCCTGTTACTGGGCTCCATACATATTGCGTGTCGGGCATGGCTTGTTCTCCAATAGCTTTTCCATTTTGGTTCGCCGAACAGGTTTTAGTAAAATCAATGCCAGCATTGGCAATAGGTTTTTCAGTATTTACGGTTACCAAAACAGCATCGGTTACAGCACATCCTGTTGCTGTGTTTACTGCCGTCAACGTATAAGTTGTGGTGATGTCAGGATTGGCAATTGGGTCTGAAATGGTACTGTCGGATAATCCCGCGCTTGGAGTCCAACTATAACTAATTCCAAGTTCTGAGGCAGAACCAATTTTATTTCCATTTGCGAAGGAAGTGCAGCTTTTTGTAAAATCATTTCCAGCAATAGCATTTGGAGGAGTAATGGCAACGGTAGCTACAACAGTATCTGTAGCCGTACATCCTCCAACAATTTGAGTAGCTGTCAGAGTATAAGTGGTTGTAGCTGTCGGGTTAGCAATTGGATTAGCAACTGTAGCATCAGATAGACCTAATGTTGGACTCCAGCTATACGTTACTCCGTCAACTGGAACTGCCCCAATCTGTTTCCCTGAAGGGTTAGAATTGCACGTTTTTGTAAAATCAGTTCCTGCATCTGCAATTGGTATTTGGAGAGATTCGTTTATAGTAGCCGTTGCCGGATCTGAAACACATGACTCCTGACCTAAAAACCGAACAGTAAATACATGATTTCCCGGTTTCAATCCCGTAAACACATTAGAGCTTTGATACGCTCCGCCGTCTGCATTGTATTCATAACGGCTATCTCCCAAGTAAGAAGAGTTTAAAGTCACAGTTCCTGTAGGCACGCTGCAAGTAGGCTGAGCTGTAACTGTTGCAGATAACCCGTTGGGAGTTGTTAATGTAGCATAATTTATAGTGTTCGATCTTGGACTTAAAACATTGTCGTTTTGGGCATAAACACGATAATAATAAGTGGTTCCATTCGTAAGGCCCGTAACTTTTTTTGATAACACATTTCCAACATCCAAATTATCATAACCCGCTACAAAATTGGTGAAATTAATGTCTGTAGCCACATCCAGATAATATTTTGTCGCACTGGCTGAAGCCTCCCAATTGGCGGTTATTTCACTACAAGTGGCACCTGTTCCTGCAATCGCTGTTGGCGCATCCGGTGATTGGCCTCTACTTACAGTTACTTCTATAGTCTTAGAATGTTTGTAATCAATATCACGAAATTGTCCTCTGTAGATGGTAAAAGCGGTAAATTTAAGTGTATAAACCCCTGGCAATGCATTTGGAATTAAAAAATTTTGAATGTTTGCAGTAGCAACATCACCCAGAGGATCAGTTATACTCCATTGAAAACTGAGATCATCTCCGGGAGCACCAGTATATTCTCCATTCAAAAAAATGGTTTCCCCCACGAATACAGTAGGATTGGCTGTAGGGATCGCTGTTAGAGAACCTCCTGTATTCATTAAATCTAAAAAGTTTAACCCTGTAGGACTATCGTCATTTATATAATCGCAGATGGCATATTTTATAGAGTCAATAAACAGTGCCTGATCTGTAACGCAATTTCCCGTTAATCCTACTTTGTCAACTTGAAGACTGCTGTTTTGAGGAAGCCTTAAACTTGCCTGATTAATAAATTCAATGTGGGCTTTGGGCTGAAGATTTTTGGTTACTATTATTTCGCTGGCATTAATGGCAAAGGAAGGATTGGCATTTGATCCGTTTAAGATTAAAGCACCATCAATGAGTAATTGGTTGAAAGGTTTCGTTGTAATGCCTGCACTTGAAATATCAATGTTTTTACTAAATTGAATGTGAACATTATGAGTGCCATCAAACTCACCAGGATATCCCTGCGGAGCTTTTCCTGAAGGTATCACCCATTGGCTCCCATCATAATACTCCCAAGTGATAAGCGCTTGCCAGTCTCCCGAATTTACCGATCTGTAATCACCGACTGTCTGTCCAAAAGCAAAAGTTGTGCAGAGCAGCATTATAAGTAGAATTTTTTTCATACGAAATCCATTTATAAATTTGATCTGGGTGCATCACTGAATTAATTTATTGGCTCGTTTTGACTACTTAAACAATGTAAAGCTCCTACATACACCTAAGTATCTAAATATCAACAACTAATATAGCAAAAAATTTTAACAAATAATCGTTTTGAAAATGTAAAAAACAAGTTTGTTCTATTACTTAAAAATGACTATCGTTTAGTCAAAACATTTACTTTTTTACCTCGATACATGATCTGAAAGATCTGTTGAATTGATTTCAATGTTTTCTCGAAAGAAAAAAATGCTAATTTTATATCAAAAGCTTTTCAGTAAAACTAACCTTCTGAATCTAAGCGATATGATTGCTAATATCTTATTAAAACAACTTCTAGACATTCTATAATGGAAAAAATCAAAGATGCAAATAAGAACCGTTTCCACTGCTTCACAAGCCTTGTGTATCAAAAACTAAATGCTCCAAAAAAAGGGCTGTTAATGCTAAGCGTTTATGTTTTTTTAGGTAGCCAGACAGCCAGAGAATCCCATGCATACGCAGCTCAGGAAATACCCGGAAAAATAGAATGCGAATTCTATGATCTGGGCGGTCAAGGTATAGCTTACTCTGATTTGGACAGTGTCAATAATGGAAGCGGAAAACTAAATCCTGTAAATGGAAATCCTCTGAATGAATTCCGAATCAATGAAGGAGTTGATATTTCGTATACCAAATCGGACAGCATCGACAATAGCTCCTACAGCAAAATCCCAGTAAAACTAGAACAGCTTTATGTAGGCTGGACACAACCTGCAGAATGGCTCAAATACACTGTTGAGGTAAAAAAAGCAGGCAGGTATAAAATAGGTCTTCTCTACACTGCTAATGGAGACGGCGCCATCTCTATTGATGCCAATGGAAAGGACGCCACTGGAAAGATGAAAATAATTTCTACACATGATGATAGCGATCCCGTGCCTTGGCGACAGTGGCACCATTGGAGCAGCTCTGACAATATAGGAAGCATAACCCTTAAAAAAGGCCAACAAACACTCACACTTCATATCATAGAAAACGGTAATATGAATTTAGACTATTTGACTTTTACAGCTTACTAATGTTTTTCTGTTAATTTTAAATAGAACTAAGATATACAAACAGCTCAAATCTGGACTTTTAAACAAAATATATTCGGACGTTTAAACAAAATGAGCACAGGCGGCATAAGCTAACTTTGTCCATTATAAAATTTAAAAAACAAATTTAAAATGGAACACAGTAATTATTATGGTGCACTTCAAAAAGCCATAGGCTCAGGATTTAATGCTTCATCAACAGCACAGGAAGTAATTAGAGGGATTGATCTTCAGGGAAAAACCGCTATTGTAACAGGAGGAAATACAGGGATCGGACTGCAGACTGTCAAAACGCTTTGCCAAGCAGGCGCTCAAGTTGTCGTGCCTGCAAGAGACATAAAAAAAGCCGCAAGAAATCTCGTTGGGATACCTAATGTAACGATTGAAGAAATGGATCTTATGAACCCCCACTCCATAGATGCTTTTGCTGAAAAGTTTCTCCTTACAGGCAAACCACTGCATTTGCTGATAAACAATGCAGGAATTATGTGGGTGCCTTTAAGAAGAGACCGCCGCGGATACGAATCGCAGCTTGCAACCAATTATCTTGCAGTCTTTCAGCTTACAGCCAGACTTTGGGAAGCACTCAAAAAAGCGGAGGGAGCCCGAGTGGTGAATGTTTCTTCGAGTGGCCATCAATTTTCAGATTTTGATTTCCTAGACCCCAATTTCCTAAACAGAGAATATGAGACTTTAAAGGCATACGGACAATCCAAAACAGCTGTAAACCTTTTTTCAATAGAACTCGACAAAAGGGCAGAACATCATAACGTGCGTGTCTATGCCTTATGTCCGGGAGCTGTGGGCGAAACAGAATTAGCAAGAGAAGCTCCTGCTGATCTATTTCACAAACTGGGATTCAGTGATGCGCAGGGAAACATCCTGCAAGAAGTTGCCTCATCCTTAAAAACCATTCAGCAAGGCGCAGCTACAACCGTATGGGCAGCTACCAGCAAACTTCTTGACAACATTGGCGGGGTATATTGTGAAAATGCAGACATCGCAGATTTAAGTTCTGACACGTCTATAATCGGCGGCATAAAACCGTATTCTCTGGATAAGGCAAATGCAGAAAAATTATGGACTTTAAGTGAAGAAATGACGGGCCTAACATTTAATATCAGCTAAAATTGGTATCTTTAAACCATAGAGTCATTATGGATTATCAGGTAAATTATATCACAAGGGAAATAAAACTTTCTAATTATACAGGCAGACTCTTTAAAACAGAGGCTGCCTTTGATGACCATCTACTTGTGTGGCTAATCTCAGGGGAAACAAAAATCATCCAAACAGATCAAAGCTTTATATTTGGCGCGGGCAGCACTTTTCTGCTGCCACGAAACCAGCTGGCCACCATAATCAATATTCCTAAAGACGGTCTACCGCACAAGGCAGTTGCCATGCATCTGTCTACTCAAAGACTTAGAGATTTTTACAGCCATGCAGATTCAGCACCCAAGACCTCCAAATCACACATCTTAGACTTTGGAAGTCATCCTCTGCTTTCAAGCTGTATGGCTTCGCTCATTCCTTATTTTGAAATGCAGGACAATTTTCCCGAAAACATAGCTTCATTGAAAATCACTGAAGCCATTTCGATCCTCAGAACCATCAACGCAGATATTGACTCCATTCTGACAGACTTTGCAGTGCCAGGCAAGATTGACTTAGCCGCTTTTATGGAAAAAAATTTTATGTTTAATATGCCTTTGGAAAAATTTGGCTATCTAACCGGCAGAAGCTTAACTACCTTTAAACGCGATTTCTACAAAGCCTTTAGTCTTACACCTCAGCGTTGGCTTACTAAGAAAAGATTGGACGCCGCATACTATCAGCTAACTGAAAAAAACAGGAAGCCCTCTGATGTCTATTATGAAATAGGATTTGAGAATCTATCCCATTTTTCATTTGCCTTCAAAAAACAGTTTGGCTGCTCCCCTACTGAGCTGAAAAAAGTATAAGTCTCAATATTATATACAGGTATTCATTAAAAAGATCTCTGCAATCTCATTCTATACGATTTTAAACAAAAAAAGCAGGAAATGATTCCTGCTTTTTTTTATATCTGCCCTCTTTAGAGCATATTTTTGCAATAGTACTATCTTTTCTATAATGATGCAGACACCTAAATTACATTATCGTTGATGCCATTACATAGAAGAAATCAAAAATTCGCTTCTACGGTTTTTAAGATGCTCCTGCTCCGAACATTTAACCCCATCCTTGCATCTGTTAAGAAGCCTGCTCTCACCATACCCTTTTCCTTTAAGGCGATCAGCGGCAATGCCTTTTGTTTTGAACCATGCCATAATAGATTTTGCTCTTTTGTCTGATAAAACCATATTAGATTGGGCAGAAGAACGGCTGTCAGTATGCGAGCGTATATCGATTTTCATATTTGGATATTCTTGCATAACTGCCAAGATTTTTTCCAGTTCAATGGCTGCCTGATCTGTGATATTCCATTTTCCTAAATCAAAATAAATCATAGAGATGTTCAGTGTTTTAGCAAGATCCGTTCCTACTTTAACCGTCTTTATCTCTGGAATCGCTATAGCTGCAATCTGTTCTTTTTCTAGGGTAAAATCTAATCTATTGTCTAGTGCAGTGCCAATTGCAATAACGTTCTCTTTTCGAGGATACATTTTTCGCACCACTGTCACAAAATACTTTTTACTGCAGTTTACTTTAAAGCTGTAGTTTCCGTCTTTTCCTGTTTCTGCTGTTTCAAGTGCCTGATTGTTCTGGTCAAGGAGCGTAACCGTTGCTCCTTCAATAGGCATTTGTGACTTGCTGTCAAAAATAGTACCGATCAGAGTTCTCTCGCAAACGAGTTTTCTGGTTTCTGTAAAACTGTAAATATCATCACTTCCCATGCTTCCTTTTCTATTTGAAGAGAAATATCCTTTACGGTTAGTACTATTTATAATAAAAGCAAAATCATCAAACTTTGTATTTATTGGTTCTCCAATATTTTGAACTTGGTCAAAACTTCCGTTTTCAAGAATTTTTGAAACCACTACATCAAGTCCCCCAAGCCCCGGACGCCCATCAGTCGCAAAATAAAGTTCATTGTCATCTGAAATGAATGGAAAGGTTTCTCTGCCCTCTGTGTTGATCTGAGGGCCGAGGTTCTCCGGCTTGCCATATGATCCGTCTGGTCTGATCAGGACGCAAAACAAATCCGACTGGCCTAGAGTCCCCGGCATATCAGATGCAAAATATAGCTTTTTATCATCTAGACTTAGGGCTGGGTGCGCTGTGCTATATTTGTCGCTATTGAAAGGAAGTTCCACTATATTGGTCCATTTCCCATCGATTAAACTTGCTTTATACAATTTTAGGAGCGTAATATTTTTATCGTCCTTACCTCGTTTTCCGTCCAGATAATTGTTTCTCGTAAAATACATCGTCTTTCCGTCTTTTGTAAATACAGGAGTCGATTCGTTAAACTTAGAATTAATTTCTTTAATTAACAGAATCGGACTGCCTGTACTCGCGTCAGGATTGATTGGGGCAATATATAAATTGGTAAAATTCTTATTGGTCCACTTAAATGTTTTTCCGTCCTTACTATCAATCTGTCTTGCAGAACTGAATACTAGATTATTTCCTAAAAAGGCGCTTCCAAAGTCTGAACTCTCTGAGTTTACCGACGCAGGAGAAATTTCAAACCGTCCAGAGCTCATCTGTATCTGTTCCAGATAATTTCTATTGTTTTCAAAGAGAATTCCTCTACTATCCGTTGCATTCTTCTTATTGAACTGCTCCAAAATTTTGTCGGCCTTTGCATAATCGGCAGCTGATTTGAGGCACTGTGCATAACGGTATAGGTATTCTGGCTCCTGATTTGGGTTTAGGGCAAAAAGTCTGTCGTACCACAGAGCTGCTTTAGGCAATTCTGCATTAAAATAATAAGCATTTCCTAATCTTTGGAACATCTTTTCATCTTCAACTCCTTTTGCTGCCAGCTTTTCATAAATGTTTATAGCATCAGCATAGGCATAATTATTATATTCTTTTTCTGCCTTCTCTAATAGTGCTTTCTGCGCTGTAGCGCTCAAAAAGCAAAAAGACAGCATAATCGTGTACAGTATTTTTTTAAAGTCCATAATTAGAAAAATCTTGGTGATGTGATTCGGTTATAGCCCTTCATGAACTCAAAGCGCAGAAAGATCTCGTGAGAGCCTGAATTATAATGCCTCAGCTGGGTAGTTTCATGGTCATAAGCATATCCAACGTACAAACTTTTACTGATCTGAAATCCAGCCATGGCACTTAAAGCTGCACTCCATCTATAAGACAAACCTGCTGCAAACTTGTCGTTGAATAAAAAGTTTGCGGAAACATCCAACTGGAGCGGCGACCCATCGACCATTTTAAGAAGTGCTGCAGGTTTGAACTTAATCTCTTCGTAACGGTCCAGATTAAATACATATCCAGCTATTAAATAATAATTGATGCGTTCTTTGTAAATGGCATAATCATTATCATTGTAACGGTTTGTCTGAATAAAATTCGGAACTGACAAGCCTACATATCCTTTGTCAGAATGATAGTAAACCCCTGCTCCAATGTTAGGAGTAAACTTATTTTTAAAATTCGAAAACTGCTGATCGCCTTGGTTTTCCATGGTCAGCTTGTTTGGATCCAGATTGAAAACATTAGCTGATCCTTTGATACCAAAAGATAATTTAGCTTCAGCCGATGTCTGGATAGAATAGGAAATGTCCGCTGAAAAGTTAGTTTCGTTTGTGGGGCCGATCTTATCATTAACCAAAGAGAAGCCCAATCCTAAACCGCTGCTGTTAATTGGCGCATTTAACGACAAAGTACTTGTTTCAGGAGCTCCATCGAGTCCTACCCATTGGGTACGGTAAAGCCCGAAAATACTCATAACGCCCCTAGAACCCGCATAAGCAGGATTAATGCTAATTGTGTTATGCATATATTGGGTGTACTGCGCATCCTGCTGCGCAAAACCAACTGCTGAACAAAACAATAATAGTAAAGTTATTTTTTTCATTTATATATTTTTAAAACAATGGCTCAGACATGGCCGAGCCATTTTTGTTTATATGGAAATATTATTTAGCCAGATAAAGATATCCTGCTTCCTGCTTTGGTTTAGAAGCGCTGTCTTTATACTTCAGAATGTAATAATAAGTTCCTTCAGGCAGTCCTTCTGATCCTTTTACAGTTGTTCTTCCTTCTGAATAGCCTTTAAATACAATATCATTATTGTTGTAATGATCTCTATCAAATACCAGAACTCCCCATCTGTTGTAAATCTGGACTGTATTGTCTGGATAGCACTCAATTCCTTTGATGTAGAATCTCTCATTCATACCATCGCCATTTAAAGAAACAGCATTATAAATTTTTATGCTACAGCCATTCAGCTCTATAACTGTCGGATTATCTCCGTTTATGTTCTCAGAATCAGACTGGTCTGTCGCAACAATGCCACTCTGCGTGCTTCCTGAAACTGTTGCTTGATTGCTTAAGTGACCAGCATTTATATCTGCCTGAGTTAAAGTATATGTTCCAGTAAATGTCAAGCTATCACTCTGCCCTACACCTAATGATATTGGACCTCCCGTAATCGTAATTCCTGGAAGAATATCAGAAATTAGCACATTATTTAGAGTAGCATTTCCTGTATTTGTAACTGTGAAAGTATAAGTCAGAGTTTCGCCTGCTTCAACATTTCCGTTTCCGTTTTCATCGTTGAGTTTCACTTTCATAACAAGAGATACTGAAGGTTTTTCAACAAAAATGCGGACAGTTGCTGAACTGCAGTTACCTGGATTTGCTTTCTCACAGATTTGATATGTCAAAATATAATCGCCGCCTTTTGTTCCTGGAGCAACGTCAATAGTTCCGTCCTGATTCAGGGTAATTCCTTGCGGGAACTTGTCTGCTGTTAGAATAACATCCACAGGATTTACCGGAAGACCATTTAATTTATCATTCTTTAAAACATTGATAGCTTCTAATGAGCCATTAATTCCATCGGCAGTTGTAAAATCGTCATCATTTCCTGCATTAATTCCGAAATGAGGTTTAGCAGTACAGCCTGATGTAGCCGAAGGATAATTTACAGTTACTGACTGTGTAGGATTCAAGCTAAATTGCATTGTCACGGCAGGTCTTGTCAATTCAAATCCGTCATTGCCTTCAATCCATTGTCCGTTAGCCAATATCCATCCTGGCCAATCGGTTGGCAAATTGTTCCCATCTACTGCTGTACCCGGCCACAATACATTACCATTTAAAGGCATTCCTGTCTGTGTCGCTACAACGCGGTTCGAAGAATCAACCCAATTGATTGTCAGTAAACCAGAAGGCGTGAAATTATCTGCTTTTACACTATAAGATACATATGCTGCATTATTAAAACAGTAGCTCTCTGCTTTGATTGTCATGGTTGGCGCTACGACTGTAACTGTCACTGAAGCTGATGCACAGTTCCCAGAATTTGCTTTTTCGCAGATTTCATAAGTCAAAGTATACGTTCCTGCAGGAGCATTTGGAACTAACTCAACAGTTCCGTCTGGCTTTAATGTCAATACTTGATCAGGATCTGGAGTTAATACCTTCAGCTCAACATCAGCAGGCGCTAATGGATTGCTGTCTAATTTATCATTGTCTAAAACATTGATAACTTTAACTATTTCATTAATACCTGTAATAGGTCCTGCTTCATCCTTAATAGCTGCAATTATTCTTTTTTCAACAGGAATTGTAATTACTGCAGGTGTTGCATCTACTGCTCCACTATTGTCTGTTGCTGTGAAGGTAAATGAATCGTTTCCTGAAAAAGAACCGCTTGGATCGTAAGTCAGCATCCCTGCTTCCGTTGGTGTTAAAATTTGACCAACAGCTACTGGCGAACCATTTAAAGCTAATGTACCGTTTGATGGCAAACTCAGTATAATGTAATTTGCAACTGTTCCATCTGTATCCGTTGCTGATAAAGCTTTAATAGCTGTTGCACCAGCACTAGACGGAATTGCCGTATTTGTATCATCGTTTGCGACAGGAGCATTATTGCCAACAGGAATAGTGATCGTTCCTGGCAGTAATGCTTTTAATCCTAAATCGTCTGTAACCGTAAAATCAAAAGTTACATTTCCTGAGAAGGTTCCGCTCGGAGTATAGAATACCATTGCCGCTTCTGCTGGTGTTAAAATCTGATTCACTGTAATCGGGTTGCCTGCCAACGTTAAAATACCGTCTGTCGGCAAGCTCAGAATTGTATAACTGGCAATTGTCCCGTCAATATCGCTTCCTGTCAAAGCATTGATTCTTACTGCTCCTGCTGTTGATGCGATTGCATTATTTGTATCATCATTTGCAATCGGAGCATCATTCACTGCCGTAACAGTGATTTCGATATTGGCTGTTGAAGTCAAGCTGCCGTCAGTAATCACATATGGGAAGCTGATTGGCGTCGTCGAATTGAAATTAGCCGCAGGCGTAAAAGTGATCGCTCCCGATGCCGAAATATTTACCGTTCCGTTCGGAACCGAAATGGTCTGAACCCCGCCTGTAAGCGCCGTTCCGTTGATGGAAGCGATTGAAAGCGCGTCTCCATCCGCATCCGTATCGTTCGCAAGAGGCGTCAGGGCAATTGCATTATCTTCTGCAGCCGTATAGGTGTCATTTACCGCAATTGGAGCATCATTCACTGCCGTTACGGTGATTTCGATATTGGCTGTCGAAGTCAGGCTGCCGTCAGTAACCACATAAGGGAAGCTGATTGGCGTCGTCGAATTAAAATTGGCCGCAGGCGTGAAAGTGATCGCTCCCGATGCCGAAATATTTACCGTTCCGTTTGGAACCGAAATGGTCTGAACCCCGCCTGTAAGCGCCGTTCCGTTGATGGAAGCGATTGAAAGCGCGTCTCCATCCGCATCCGTATCGTTCGCAAGAGGCGTCAGGGCAATTGCATTATCTTCTGCAGCCGTATAGGTGTCTTTTACCGCAATTGGGGCGTCATTTACTGCCGTTACGGTGATTTCGATATTGGCTGTCGAAGTCAGGCTGCCGTCAGTAACCACATAAGGGAAGCTGATTGGCGTCGTCGAATTAAAATTGGCCGCAGGCGTGAAAGTGATCGCTCCCGATGCCGAAATATTTACCGTTCCGTTCGGAACCGAAATGGTCTGAACCCCGCCTGTAAGCGCCGTTCCGTTGATGGAAGCGATTGAAAGCGCGTCTCCATCCGCATCCGTATCGTTCGCAAGAGGCGTCAGGGCAATTGCATTATCTTCTGCAGCCGTATAGGTGTCATTTACCGCAATTGGAGCATCATTCACTGCCGTTACGGTGATTTCGATATTGGCTGTCGAAGTCAGGCTGCCGTCAGTAATAACGTATGGGAAGCTGATCGGCGTCGTCGAATTAAAATTGGCCGCAGGCGTGAAAGTGATCGCTCCCGATGCCGAAATATTTACCGTTCCGTTTGGAACCGAAATGGTCTGAACCCCGCCTGTAAGCGCCGTTCCGTTGATGGAAGCGATTGAAAGCGCATCTGCGTCAGCATCCGTATCGTTCGCAAGAGGCGTCAAAGGAATCGTGTTGTCTTCTGCAGCCGTATAGGTGTCTTTTACCGCAATTGGGGCGTCATTCACTGCCGTAACGGTGATTTCGATATTGGCTGTCGAAGTCAGGCTGCCGTCAGTAACCACATAAGGGAAGCTGATTGGCGTCGTCGAATTAAAATTGGCCGCAGGCGTGAAAGTGATCGCTCCCGATGCCGAAATATTCACCGTTCCGTTTGGAACCGAAATGGTCTGAACCCCGCCTGTAAGCGCCGTTCCGTTGATAGAAGCGATTGAAAGCGCGTCTCCATCCGCATCCGTATCGTTGGCAAGAGGCGTCAAAGGAATCGTATTGTCTTCTGCAGCCGTATAGGTGTCTTTTACCGCAATTGGAAAATGTTTCACATCTGGTGTAACGGTTCCTGAATTATCTCCTCCAGTCGGATCATTCTGTTCTCCAGATATAGAAGCTGTATTGGCATAAGAACCTGAAGCATTTACTGTAGCCTGCATGGTAAGAGTAGCACTGGCACCGTTTGCAAGATTATTAATAGTCCAATCTGGCGCAGACCATGTTCCAACTGAAGGCGAAGCGCTTACAAAAGTATATCCCGAAGGAAGAACATCTGTAACTTTCACTCCTGTTGCTGCACTAGGTCCCGCATTGGAAGCTGTAATTGTAAACGTAACAGTGCTTCCAACATTTGGTGAAGTATTATTAACTGATTTGGTTACAGAAAGATTTGACTGAACCAAAGGTGTGGCAGTGGCCGAATTATTTCCGTTAGTCCCATCAGGATTATTCC
This genomic interval carries:
- a CDS encoding helix-turn-helix domain-containing protein; the encoded protein is MDYQVNYITREIKLSNYTGRLFKTEAAFDDHLLVWLISGETKIIQTDQSFIFGAGSTFLLPRNQLATIINIPKDGLPHKAVAMHLSTQRLRDFYSHADSAPKTSKSHILDFGSHPLLSSCMASLIPYFEMQDNFPENIASLKITEAISILRTINADIDSILTDFAVPGKIDLAAFMEKNFMFNMPLEKFGYLTGRSLTTFKRDFYKAFSLTPQRWLTKKRLDAAYYQLTEKNRKPSDVYYEIGFENLSHFSFAFKKQFGCSPTELKKV
- a CDS encoding OmpA family protein codes for the protein MDFKKILYTIMLSFCFLSATAQKALLEKAEKEYNNYAYADAINIYEKLAAKGVEDEKMFQRLGNAYYFNAELPKAALWYDRLFALNPNQEPEYLYRYAQCLKSAADYAKADKILEQFNKKNATDSRGILFENNRNYLEQIQMSSGRFEISPASVNSESSDFGSAFLGNNLVFSSARQIDSKDGKTFKWTNKNFTNLYIAPINPDASTGSPILLIKEINSKFNESTPVFTKDGKTMYFTRNNYLDGKRGKDDKNITLLKLYKASLIDGKWTNIVELPFNSDKYSTAHPALSLDDKKLYFASDMPGTLGQSDLFCVLIRPDGSYGKPENLGPQINTEGRETFPFISDDNELYFATDGRPGLGGLDVVVSKILENGSFDQVQNIGEPINTKFDDFAFIINSTNRKGYFSSNRKGSMGSDDIYSFTETRKLVCERTLIGTIFDSKSQMPIEGATVTLLDQNNQALETAETGKDGNYSFKVNCSKKYFVTVVRKMYPRKENVIAIGTALDNRLDFTLEKEQIAAIAIPEIKTVKVGTDLAKTLNISMIYFDLGKWNITDQAAIELEKILAVMQEYPNMKIDIRSHTDSRSSAQSNMVLSDKRAKSIMAWFKTKGIAADRLKGKGYGESRLLNRCKDGVKCSEQEHLKNRRSEFLISSM
- a CDS encoding type IX secretion system membrane protein PorP/SprF encodes the protein MKKITLLLLFCSAVGFAQQDAQYTQYMHNTISINPAYAGSRGVMSIFGLYRTQWVGLDGAPETSTLSLNAPINSSGLGLGFSLVNDKIGPTNETNFSADISYSIQTSAEAKLSFGIKGSANVFNLDPNKLTMENQGDQQFSNFKNKFTPNIGAGVYYHSDKGYVGLSVPNFIQTNRYNDNDYAIYKERINYYLIAGYVFNLDRYEEIKFKPAALLKMVDGSPLQLDVSANFLFNDKFAAGLSYRWSAALSAMAGFQISKSLYVGYAYDHETTQLRHYNSGSHEIFLRFEFMKGYNRITSPRFF
- a CDS encoding SDR family NAD(P)-dependent oxidoreductase; translation: MEHSNYYGALQKAIGSGFNASSTAQEVIRGIDLQGKTAIVTGGNTGIGLQTVKTLCQAGAQVVVPARDIKKAARNLVGIPNVTIEEMDLMNPHSIDAFAEKFLLTGKPLHLLINNAGIMWVPLRRDRRGYESQLATNYLAVFQLTARLWEALKKAEGARVVNVSSSGHQFSDFDFLDPNFLNREYETLKAYGQSKTAVNLFSIELDKRAEHHNVRVYALCPGAVGETELAREAPADLFHKLGFSDAQGNILQEVASSLKTIQQGAATTVWAATSKLLDNIGGVYCENADIADLSSDTSIIGGIKPYSLDKANAEKLWTLSEEMTGLTFNIS